One window of the Triticum dicoccoides isolate Atlit2015 ecotype Zavitan chromosome 3B, WEW_v2.0, whole genome shotgun sequence genome contains the following:
- the LOC119277860 gene encoding SUPPRESSOR OF ABI3-5-like isoform X3 — protein MDRGRYAPQHGWENNSAPDGYVTINEPDFRAGESYIGRRYVDEGFPSDRRGGFGPDIHDRNMYPPPPSAGTMWSQPRRNFDDEFATTKDYRRNKRIGSRDRGEFGAEFEDRYQGGEDNYERDHQYGRYSCDSDYERSRRDSSRRRIDSFEHERERKGLSHERDESPYVRHSRSRSRGRDNRSRSRSRSWSPRGKSRNWGQRDGFYDDTRFERRGEQDWDERRHDDLVAPSATVVLKGLSQKTNEDDLYQILAEYGPLRSVRVIKDRPSGVSRGFAFIDFPTVEAARKMKEATGDNGLLIDGRQIFSEYSSKPTGGMSGDSFGQEHITRSTYGRRTISTQCDWICTICGCMNFARRTSCFQCNEPRTDDAPPADAASSIQPFGKRGSEIGPTHVLVLRGLDENADEEMLRYEFAKHAPIKDIRLVRDKFTHVSRGFAFVHFHSVEDATKALEATNGIRHEKNGQVLRVAYAKSTLGPASVASQSNSLAAAAIEAASFAQQYDAVGWAPKEYNAEDNVDGNSESQKDVSAPQSGFVWDEKSGYYFDSSSGFYYDGNTGLYYDSNVGVWYSYDQKTQQYLPCNESNNTKATGDMANESQSNGGKKVVISAPAATVKQSEKTSLPEAVQAAANAALAAEKKEKEKAKEIKLASKTNLLANKKKMNNVLAMWKQRNKEGQAAHVALDDKEPSRSVVDKLNNSSSAIGFSLKAKPKSDFGNSKDMNLVAGYNSLGRETGGSQILDSDIKPRPVSNSLGTTVMGVIRGSGRGAVNTFHASSDAGGSISSDITASTSGLMTNTETHTASTPFKTDLSSLGSYASPAVSGSAKRRFSEAPVQSQYRDRAAERRSLYGSSSSLPNDGLDTTGEYSSRKGSSEMGSMPFPPGVGERSAGEIDNTENYEVITADRAIDENNVGNRILRNMGWQEGLNGSWVS, from the exons ATGGATCGTGGGCGATATGCTCCACAGCATGGATGGGAGAACAACAGT GCACCTGATGGGTATGTCACCATTAATGAGCCAGACTTTAG GGCTGGTGAATCCTACATTGGTAGGAGATATGTGGATGAAGGCTTTCCTAGTGATCGAAGGGGTGGATTTGGTCCAGATATACATGATAGAAATATGTATCCACCACCACCCTCTGCTGGCACCATGTGGTCTCAGCCTCGAAGAAATTTCGATGACGAATTTGCAACTACAAAAGATTACAGAAG GAACAAAAGGATTGGAAGTAGAGATCGTGGGGAGTTCGGTGCCGAGTTTGAAGACCGCTACCAAGGCGGAGAGGATAACTATGAGAGAGATCATCAATACGGACGCTACAGCTGTGATTCGGACTATGAGAGGAGCAGGAGAGATAGTAGTCGGAGAAGAATTGACTCGTTTGAGCATGAACGTGAAAGAAAAGGGTTAAGTCATGAAAGAGATGAAAGCCCATATGTCCGCCATAGCCGTTCTCGGTCACGTGGGCGTGATAACCGATCAAGATCTCGGTCAAGGTCATGGTCTCCACGTGGCAAAAGTCGTAATTGGGGTCAAAGGGATGGCTTCTATGATGATACTCGCTTTGAGAGAAGAGGAGAACAGGACTGGGATGAAAGAAGGCATGATGATTTGGTG GCGCCATCTGCGACTGTTGTTCTCAAGGGTCTGTCCCAGAAGACCAATGAAGATGACCTATATCAGATTCTT GCTGAGTATGGCCCTCTTCGTAGTGTGCGTGTGATCAAGGATCGACCCTCCGGCGTGTCTCGAGGATTTGCTTTTATTGACTTCCCTACTGTG GAAGCTGCCCGCAAAATGAAGGAAGCTACTGGAGACAATGGCCTTCTAATTGATGGTAGGCAGATATTTTCCGAGTACAG TAGTAAACCAACTGGTGGGATGAGTGGTGATTCTTTTGGACAAGAACATATTACGAGGTCTACCTACGGGCGCAGGACCATATCCACACAATGTGATTGGATATGTACTATATGTGGCTGTATGAATTTTGCCCGCAGAACCTCCTGTTTTCAG TGCAACGAGCCACGTACTGACGATGCTCCACCAGCTGATGCAGCATCTTCCATTCAACCGTTTGGCAAACGGGGGTCTGAAATAG GTCCAACTCATGTCTTAGTTCTTCGTGGTCTGGATGAAAATGCTGACGAGGAAATGCTTCGATATGAATTTGCTAAACATGCACCAATAAAG GATATCCGGCTTGTTCGGGACAAATTTACTCATGTGTCTAGAGGTTTTGCATTTGTCCATTTTCATTCG GTTGAAGATGCCACGAAAGCTCTTGAAGCTACAAATGGGATTAGACATGAGAAAAATGGCCAGGTGTTACGTGTGGCCTATGCTAAAAGCACGCTTGGTCCTGCATCGGTGGCTTCACAGTCAAACAGCCTTGCCGCAGCAGCCATCGAGGCTGCATCATTTGCCCAGCAG TATGATGCTGTGGGTTGGGCCCCAAAAGAGTACAATGCTGAGGACAATGTAGACGGTAATTCAGAATCTCAGAAAGATGTTTCTGCTCCACAGTCCGGATTTGTTTGGGATGAGAAATCGGGCTATTACTTCGATTCTTCTTCTGGATTTTATTATGATGGAAATACTG GCCTTTACTACGACAGTAATGTTGGAGTTTGGTATTCGTATGATCAGAAAACTCAACAGTATCTTCCATGTAACGAAAGCAACAACACTAAGGCAACCGGGGACATGGCCAATGAAAGTCAAAGTAATGGCGGTAAGAAAGTGGTGATTTCTGCACCTGCAGCCACGGTTAAACAAAGTGAGAAAACTTCATTGCCTGAAGCTGTTCAAGCTGCGGCCAATGCAGCGTTGGCTgctgaaaagaaagaaaaagagaaagcaaAGGAGATAAAGTTGGCCTCGAAAACTAATCTCTTAGCCAATAAGAAGAAGATGAATAATGTCCTGGCAATGTGGAAGCAAAGGAATAAAGAAGGCCAAGCTGCACATGTTGCCCTTGATGATAAGGAACCATCCAGATCCGTTGTTGACAAATTAAACAATTCATCCAGTGCGATTGGATTCTCATTGAAGGCCAAACCTAAGTCTGATTTTGGAAATTCTAAGGACATGAACTTGGTTGCTGGATATAATTCTCTTGGCCGAGAAACTGGAGGCTCTCAAATACTGGATTCTGACATAAAGCCTAGACCTGTCAGTAATAGCTTAGGAACTACTGTTATGGGTGTCATAAGAGGTTCTGGCAGGGGAGCAGTCAATACATTTCATGCATCATCTGATGCTGGCGGCAGTATTTCTTCTGATATAACTGCAAGCACAAGTGGGTTAATGACAAACACTGAGACACACACTGCTTCCACACCCTTCAAAACAGATTTATCCTCTCTAGGATCATATGCTTCACCTGCAGTTTCTGGGAGTGCTAAGCGACGGTTCTCTGAGGCACCAGTGCAATCACAGTACAGAGATCGGGCTGCAGAAAGACGAAGTCTGTACGGATCATCTTCGTCGCTTCCCAATGATGGACTGGATACAA CTGGTGAATATTCGTCTCGAAAGGGTTCAAGTGAGATGGGATCAATGCCATTTCCTCCAGGGGTGGGTGAACGTTCTGCTGGTGAAATTGACAACACtgaaaattatgaggtgatcactGCTGACAGAGCAATAGACGAAAACAATGTGGGCAATCGTATTCTGCGCAACATGGGCTGGCAAGAAGGACTG AATGGAAGCTGGGTGTCTTGA
- the LOC119277860 gene encoding SUPPRESSOR OF ABI3-5-like isoform X4 encodes MDRGRYAPQHGWENNSAPDGYVTINEPDFRAGESYIGRRYVDEGFPSDRRGGFGPDIHDRNMYPPPPSAGTMWSQPRRNFDDEFATTKDYRRNKRIGSRDRGEFGAEFEDRYQGGEDNYERDHQYGRYSCDSDYERSRRDSSRRRIDSFEHERERKGLSHERDESPYVRHSRSRSRGRDNRSRSRSRSWSPRGKSRNWGQRDGFYDDTRFERRGEQDWDERRHDDLVAPSATVVLKGLSQKTNEDDLYQILAEYGPLRSVRVIKDRPSGVSRGFAFIDFPTVEAARKMKEATGDNGLLIDGRQIFSEYSSKPTGGMSGDSFGQEHITRSTYGRRTISTQCDWICTICGCMNFARRTSCFQCNEPRTDDAPPADAASSIQPFGKRGSEIGPTHVLVLRGLDENADEEMLRYEFAKHAPIKDIRLVRDKFTHVSRGFAFVHFHSVEDATKALEATNGIRHEKNGQVLRVAYAKSTLGPASVASQSNSLAAAAIEAASFAQQYDAVGWAPKEYNAEDNVDGNSESQKDVSAPQSGFVWDEKSGYYFDSSSGFYYDGNTGLYYDSNVGVWYSYDQKTQQYLPCNESNNTKATGDMANESQSNGGKKVVISAPAATVKQSEKTSLPEAVQAAANAALAAEKKEKEKAKEIKLASKTNLLANKKKMNNVLAMWKQRNKEGQAAHVALDDKEPSRSVVDKLNNSSSAIGFSLKAKPKSDFGNSKDMNLVAGYNSLGRETGGSQILDSDIKPRPVSNSLGTTVMGVIRGSGRGAVNTFHASSDAGGSISSDITASTSGLMTNTETHTASTPFKTDLSSLGSYASPAVSGSAKRRFSEAPVQSQYRDRAAERRSLYGSSSSLPNDGLDTTLYY; translated from the exons ATGGATCGTGGGCGATATGCTCCACAGCATGGATGGGAGAACAACAGT GCACCTGATGGGTATGTCACCATTAATGAGCCAGACTTTAG GGCTGGTGAATCCTACATTGGTAGGAGATATGTGGATGAAGGCTTTCCTAGTGATCGAAGGGGTGGATTTGGTCCAGATATACATGATAGAAATATGTATCCACCACCACCCTCTGCTGGCACCATGTGGTCTCAGCCTCGAAGAAATTTCGATGACGAATTTGCAACTACAAAAGATTACAGAAG GAACAAAAGGATTGGAAGTAGAGATCGTGGGGAGTTCGGTGCCGAGTTTGAAGACCGCTACCAAGGCGGAGAGGATAACTATGAGAGAGATCATCAATACGGACGCTACAGCTGTGATTCGGACTATGAGAGGAGCAGGAGAGATAGTAGTCGGAGAAGAATTGACTCGTTTGAGCATGAACGTGAAAGAAAAGGGTTAAGTCATGAAAGAGATGAAAGCCCATATGTCCGCCATAGCCGTTCTCGGTCACGTGGGCGTGATAACCGATCAAGATCTCGGTCAAGGTCATGGTCTCCACGTGGCAAAAGTCGTAATTGGGGTCAAAGGGATGGCTTCTATGATGATACTCGCTTTGAGAGAAGAGGAGAACAGGACTGGGATGAAAGAAGGCATGATGATTTGGTG GCGCCATCTGCGACTGTTGTTCTCAAGGGTCTGTCCCAGAAGACCAATGAAGATGACCTATATCAGATTCTT GCTGAGTATGGCCCTCTTCGTAGTGTGCGTGTGATCAAGGATCGACCCTCCGGCGTGTCTCGAGGATTTGCTTTTATTGACTTCCCTACTGTG GAAGCTGCCCGCAAAATGAAGGAAGCTACTGGAGACAATGGCCTTCTAATTGATGGTAGGCAGATATTTTCCGAGTACAG TAGTAAACCAACTGGTGGGATGAGTGGTGATTCTTTTGGACAAGAACATATTACGAGGTCTACCTACGGGCGCAGGACCATATCCACACAATGTGATTGGATATGTACTATATGTGGCTGTATGAATTTTGCCCGCAGAACCTCCTGTTTTCAG TGCAACGAGCCACGTACTGACGATGCTCCACCAGCTGATGCAGCATCTTCCATTCAACCGTTTGGCAAACGGGGGTCTGAAATAG GTCCAACTCATGTCTTAGTTCTTCGTGGTCTGGATGAAAATGCTGACGAGGAAATGCTTCGATATGAATTTGCTAAACATGCACCAATAAAG GATATCCGGCTTGTTCGGGACAAATTTACTCATGTGTCTAGAGGTTTTGCATTTGTCCATTTTCATTCG GTTGAAGATGCCACGAAAGCTCTTGAAGCTACAAATGGGATTAGACATGAGAAAAATGGCCAGGTGTTACGTGTGGCCTATGCTAAAAGCACGCTTGGTCCTGCATCGGTGGCTTCACAGTCAAACAGCCTTGCCGCAGCAGCCATCGAGGCTGCATCATTTGCCCAGCAG TATGATGCTGTGGGTTGGGCCCCAAAAGAGTACAATGCTGAGGACAATGTAGACGGTAATTCAGAATCTCAGAAAGATGTTTCTGCTCCACAGTCCGGATTTGTTTGGGATGAGAAATCGGGCTATTACTTCGATTCTTCTTCTGGATTTTATTATGATGGAAATACTG GCCTTTACTACGACAGTAATGTTGGAGTTTGGTATTCGTATGATCAGAAAACTCAACAGTATCTTCCATGTAACGAAAGCAACAACACTAAGGCAACCGGGGACATGGCCAATGAAAGTCAAAGTAATGGCGGTAAGAAAGTGGTGATTTCTGCACCTGCAGCCACGGTTAAACAAAGTGAGAAAACTTCATTGCCTGAAGCTGTTCAAGCTGCGGCCAATGCAGCGTTGGCTgctgaaaagaaagaaaaagagaaagcaaAGGAGATAAAGTTGGCCTCGAAAACTAATCTCTTAGCCAATAAGAAGAAGATGAATAATGTCCTGGCAATGTGGAAGCAAAGGAATAAAGAAGGCCAAGCTGCACATGTTGCCCTTGATGATAAGGAACCATCCAGATCCGTTGTTGACAAATTAAACAATTCATCCAGTGCGATTGGATTCTCATTGAAGGCCAAACCTAAGTCTGATTTTGGAAATTCTAAGGACATGAACTTGGTTGCTGGATATAATTCTCTTGGCCGAGAAACTGGAGGCTCTCAAATACTGGATTCTGACATAAAGCCTAGACCTGTCAGTAATAGCTTAGGAACTACTGTTATGGGTGTCATAAGAGGTTCTGGCAGGGGAGCAGTCAATACATTTCATGCATCATCTGATGCTGGCGGCAGTATTTCTTCTGATATAACTGCAAGCACAAGTGGGTTAATGACAAACACTGAGACACACACTGCTTCCACACCCTTCAAAACAGATTTATCCTCTCTAGGATCATATGCTTCACCTGCAGTTTCTGGGAGTGCTAAGCGACGGTTCTCTGAGGCACCAGTGCAATCACAGTACAGAGATCGGGCTGCAGAAAGACGAAGTCTGTACGGATCATCTTCGTCGCTTCCCAATGATGGACTGGATACAA CCTTGTATTATTAG
- the LOC119277860 gene encoding SUPPRESSOR OF ABI3-5-like isoform X1, giving the protein MDRGRYAPQHGWENNSAPDGYVTINEPDFRAGESYIGRRYVDEGFPSDRRGGFGPDIHDRNMYPPPPSAGTMWSQPRRNFDDEFATTKDYRRNKRIGSRDRGEFGAEFEDRYQGGEDNYERDHQYGRYSCDSDYERSRRDSSRRRIDSFEHERERKGLSHERDESPYVRHSRSRSRGRDNRSRSRSRSWSPRGKSRNWGQRDGFYDDTRFERRGEQDWDERRHDDLVAPSATVVLKGLSQKTNEDDLYQILAEYGPLRSVRVIKDRPSGVSRGFAFIDFPTVEAARKMKEATGDNGLLIDGRQIFSEYSSKPTGGMSGDSFGQEHITRSTYGRRTISTQCDWICTICGCMNFARRTSCFQCNEPRTDDAPPADAASSIQPFGKRGSEIGPTHVLVLRGLDENADEEMLRYEFAKHAPIKDIRLVRDKFTHVSRGFAFVHFHSVEDATKALEATNGIRHEKNGQVLRVAYAKSTLGPASVASQSNSLAAAAIEAASFAQQYDAVGWAPKEYNAEDNVDGNSESQKDVSAPQSGFVWDEKSGYYFDSSSGFYYDGNTGLYYDSNVGVWYSYDQKTQQYLPCNESNNTKATGDMANESQSNGGKKVVISAPAATVKQSEKTSLPEAVQAAANAALAAEKKEKEKAKEIKLASKTNLLANKKKMNNVLAMWKQRNKEGQAAHVALDDKEPSRSVVDKLNNSSSAIGFSLKAKPKSDFGNSKDMNLVAGYNSLGRETGGSQILDSDIKPRPVSNSLGTTVMGVIRGSGRGAVNTFHASSDAGGSISSDITASTSGLMTNTETHTASTPFKTDLSSLGSYASPAVSGSAKRRFSEAPVQSQYRDRAAERRSLYGSSSSLPNDGLDTTGEYSSRKGSSEMGSMPFPPGVGERSAGEIDNTENYEVITADRAIDENNVGNRILRNMGWQEGLGLGKDGSGIKEPVQAKPGDVRAGLGSQQKRAADPSLEARAGDSYKTIIQKKAIARFREMS; this is encoded by the exons ATGGATCGTGGGCGATATGCTCCACAGCATGGATGGGAGAACAACAGT GCACCTGATGGGTATGTCACCATTAATGAGCCAGACTTTAG GGCTGGTGAATCCTACATTGGTAGGAGATATGTGGATGAAGGCTTTCCTAGTGATCGAAGGGGTGGATTTGGTCCAGATATACATGATAGAAATATGTATCCACCACCACCCTCTGCTGGCACCATGTGGTCTCAGCCTCGAAGAAATTTCGATGACGAATTTGCAACTACAAAAGATTACAGAAG GAACAAAAGGATTGGAAGTAGAGATCGTGGGGAGTTCGGTGCCGAGTTTGAAGACCGCTACCAAGGCGGAGAGGATAACTATGAGAGAGATCATCAATACGGACGCTACAGCTGTGATTCGGACTATGAGAGGAGCAGGAGAGATAGTAGTCGGAGAAGAATTGACTCGTTTGAGCATGAACGTGAAAGAAAAGGGTTAAGTCATGAAAGAGATGAAAGCCCATATGTCCGCCATAGCCGTTCTCGGTCACGTGGGCGTGATAACCGATCAAGATCTCGGTCAAGGTCATGGTCTCCACGTGGCAAAAGTCGTAATTGGGGTCAAAGGGATGGCTTCTATGATGATACTCGCTTTGAGAGAAGAGGAGAACAGGACTGGGATGAAAGAAGGCATGATGATTTGGTG GCGCCATCTGCGACTGTTGTTCTCAAGGGTCTGTCCCAGAAGACCAATGAAGATGACCTATATCAGATTCTT GCTGAGTATGGCCCTCTTCGTAGTGTGCGTGTGATCAAGGATCGACCCTCCGGCGTGTCTCGAGGATTTGCTTTTATTGACTTCCCTACTGTG GAAGCTGCCCGCAAAATGAAGGAAGCTACTGGAGACAATGGCCTTCTAATTGATGGTAGGCAGATATTTTCCGAGTACAG TAGTAAACCAACTGGTGGGATGAGTGGTGATTCTTTTGGACAAGAACATATTACGAGGTCTACCTACGGGCGCAGGACCATATCCACACAATGTGATTGGATATGTACTATATGTGGCTGTATGAATTTTGCCCGCAGAACCTCCTGTTTTCAG TGCAACGAGCCACGTACTGACGATGCTCCACCAGCTGATGCAGCATCTTCCATTCAACCGTTTGGCAAACGGGGGTCTGAAATAG GTCCAACTCATGTCTTAGTTCTTCGTGGTCTGGATGAAAATGCTGACGAGGAAATGCTTCGATATGAATTTGCTAAACATGCACCAATAAAG GATATCCGGCTTGTTCGGGACAAATTTACTCATGTGTCTAGAGGTTTTGCATTTGTCCATTTTCATTCG GTTGAAGATGCCACGAAAGCTCTTGAAGCTACAAATGGGATTAGACATGAGAAAAATGGCCAGGTGTTACGTGTGGCCTATGCTAAAAGCACGCTTGGTCCTGCATCGGTGGCTTCACAGTCAAACAGCCTTGCCGCAGCAGCCATCGAGGCTGCATCATTTGCCCAGCAG TATGATGCTGTGGGTTGGGCCCCAAAAGAGTACAATGCTGAGGACAATGTAGACGGTAATTCAGAATCTCAGAAAGATGTTTCTGCTCCACAGTCCGGATTTGTTTGGGATGAGAAATCGGGCTATTACTTCGATTCTTCTTCTGGATTTTATTATGATGGAAATACTG GCCTTTACTACGACAGTAATGTTGGAGTTTGGTATTCGTATGATCAGAAAACTCAACAGTATCTTCCATGTAACGAAAGCAACAACACTAAGGCAACCGGGGACATGGCCAATGAAAGTCAAAGTAATGGCGGTAAGAAAGTGGTGATTTCTGCACCTGCAGCCACGGTTAAACAAAGTGAGAAAACTTCATTGCCTGAAGCTGTTCAAGCTGCGGCCAATGCAGCGTTGGCTgctgaaaagaaagaaaaagagaaagcaaAGGAGATAAAGTTGGCCTCGAAAACTAATCTCTTAGCCAATAAGAAGAAGATGAATAATGTCCTGGCAATGTGGAAGCAAAGGAATAAAGAAGGCCAAGCTGCACATGTTGCCCTTGATGATAAGGAACCATCCAGATCCGTTGTTGACAAATTAAACAATTCATCCAGTGCGATTGGATTCTCATTGAAGGCCAAACCTAAGTCTGATTTTGGAAATTCTAAGGACATGAACTTGGTTGCTGGATATAATTCTCTTGGCCGAGAAACTGGAGGCTCTCAAATACTGGATTCTGACATAAAGCCTAGACCTGTCAGTAATAGCTTAGGAACTACTGTTATGGGTGTCATAAGAGGTTCTGGCAGGGGAGCAGTCAATACATTTCATGCATCATCTGATGCTGGCGGCAGTATTTCTTCTGATATAACTGCAAGCACAAGTGGGTTAATGACAAACACTGAGACACACACTGCTTCCACACCCTTCAAAACAGATTTATCCTCTCTAGGATCATATGCTTCACCTGCAGTTTCTGGGAGTGCTAAGCGACGGTTCTCTGAGGCACCAGTGCAATCACAGTACAGAGATCGGGCTGCAGAAAGACGAAGTCTGTACGGATCATCTTCGTCGCTTCCCAATGATGGACTGGATACAA CTGGTGAATATTCGTCTCGAAAGGGTTCAAGTGAGATGGGATCAATGCCATTTCCTCCAGGGGTGGGTGAACGTTCTGCTGGTGAAATTGACAACACtgaaaattatgaggtgatcactGCTGACAGAGCAATAGACGAAAACAATGTGGGCAATCGTATTCTGCGCAACATGGGCTGGCAAGAAGGACTG GGCCTTGGAAAGGATGGCAGTGGCATCAAGGAGCCTGTGCAGGCCAAGCCTGGTGACGTGAGAGCCGGGCTTGGTAGTCAGCAGAAGAGAGCTGCTGACCCATCACTGGAGGCCCGAGCCGGCGATAGCTATAAAACCATAATCCAGAAGAAGGCCATTGCGAGATTCAGGGAGATGTCCTAA